A window of the Cystobacter fuscus genome harbors these coding sequences:
- a CDS encoding Imm26 family immunity protein, which translates to MGRQKHKTGTFVRLALADGSFGYGRLLEPPHVAFYEHRTTEPDSDLDGIASRPVLFKIAVNLLALNAWELIGWRALEEHLTQPLVQFRQDVGDFRRCTIFDTAGNKRAAEPQECVGLERAAVWEQDSVEERLLDAFLGRPNAAVEHLKVRLR; encoded by the coding sequence TTGGGCAGGCAGAAACACAAGACAGGCACGTTTGTCAGGCTGGCGCTCGCAGATGGTTCCTTCGGGTATGGGAGACTGCTTGAACCACCCCATGTTGCCTTCTATGAACACAGAACCACGGAGCCAGACTCTGACTTGGACGGGATTGCGTCAAGGCCCGTCCTCTTCAAGATTGCCGTCAACCTGCTGGCTCTGAATGCATGGGAACTCATCGGATGGAGAGCGCTCGAGGAGCACCTGACTCAGCCGCTCGTTCAATTCAGGCAGGATGTGGGCGATTTCCGTCGCTGCACCATCTTCGACACCGCTGGCAACAAAAGAGCCGCCGAGCCCCAGGAATGCGTGGGGCTCGAGCGAGCCGCGGTCTGGGAACAAGATTCCGTCGAGGAGCGTCTGCTCGATGCCTTCCTGGGGCGGCCCAATGCCGCTGTGGAACACCTGAAGGTTCGTCTTCGTTAG